The genome window TTGGAGACGTGGAACCAGCAGCTGTCCAGCCACTTCGCCTCGGGGGTGCCGTTCAGCTCGCGGTGGGCGGTGGTGCCGATCAAGGGCAGGTCGGCCAGCACGGACCAGTCCAGCCGGCTGCGCCGGGCCAGCGGATGGCTGGCGTGGCAGACCAGGCCGAACGCGTCCGTCATGAGCGGGATGAAGTCCAGGCCGGGCGTGATCGAGATCTCGCTGGACAGGCCGAAGTCGACTTCCCCCGACAGCACCATGCGGTGGATGTTTTCGGAGTTGTCGTCGATCAGCCGGACCGCGGCGCCGGGATGCCGGCCGATGAAATCCTTGATCAGCGCCGGCACCCAGTTGGTGGCGAAGCTGCCTATGGAGGCCAGCGTGAGCGTGCCCGCGTGCTGGCGCGACTGCGACAGCAGCGTCTCGACGATGCGGTCGTGGTGCTTGACCAGTTCCCTGGCCAGGGGCTCGCACACCTTGCCGAAGGGTGTGGGGGTGGTGCGGCGGTCGGCCTCGAACAGCGGCGCGCCCAGTTTTTCCTCCAGCAGCTGGATGATCTTGGAGACGGCGGGCTGGCTGCGCAGGACCTTGTCGGCGGCGACGCGATAACTCTTCGCATCCAGCACGTGCAGGAAAACGCGCAACTGGGCGATGGGGATCTCTGCCAGCATGTCGATTCCATATGGTTATTGTCTGATCAATATTATTCAATTTTTGGATGATGCGGACGAGCCTATGATCGCCGGATGAATCATGCAGATCGACCCGACGAACTGCTCATTGCGCCGCACGTCGTCCAGCACCCCGGCCCCCTCGTCCTTGCCCTGGCCGGGGGCGGATGCAGTCCAAGGATCTACGGCCAGGTCGCGGCCCCCGGCTGCGCGCTGCATGAAGTGGACTGGATGCGGGGGGCGGGACCGTTCACGCCGCCGGCGGTCGCGCGGCGGCTGGCCGACGCGCTGTCGCCGCGTACCGCGCCGACCGTCTTGCTGGGACATTCGCTGGGCGGCGTGATCGCGCTGCTGACGGCCCTGGCCCGTCCGTCCGCCGTACAGGCGCTGGTCATCTCCAACACGGGTCCGCACACGCGGGACCACGGCGACAACTCGCTGCCCGAACGGATACGCCACCAATGGACTCCGCAGACGCGGCGCGCTTTCCTGCAAGCCTGCTTCGCGCACGAGCCGCCGGCCGCCCTGATGCGGGAGCTCGAGCGCTACCTGGGCGAGCTGCCGGCCGAAGCGCTGCTCGAAGCCGTCGAGGGGCTGCGCCGGATAGACCTGAGCCACGGCCTGGGCGCGCTCCGCTGCCCGGTGCTGATCGCGCACGGGGAACTGGACCGGCGCCGCGGCGTGGCCGACGCGCGGCGGCTGGCGGCGCTGATTCCGGGCGCCGAACTGGTCCTGCTGCCGGGCGGCCATACCCCCATGGTGGACTGCGCCGGCGCCTACAACGAGGCGCTGGACACGTTTCTGGCGCGGCATCTTCGCGCAACCCAACCCTGACGGGAAACGACAAAGAACGAGGAGACAAGCATGAACATCGGAAGCATCCGGCGCCTGGCGCCGGCGGGTCTGCTGGCGTGCGCGGCAGCCTGGACCGGCATCGCGCACGCCCAGGCATCCGACTGGCCGAGCCGGCCGGTCACCATCATCGTGCCGTCGGCGGCGGGCGGCGCGGCCGACTTTTCCGCGCGGGTGTTCGCGGGCTATATCGCCAAGGTCCATCCCAAGGCCACCGTCGTGGTCGACGACCGCCCGGGAGCCGGCGGCGTGATAGGCACCCTGGCCGCCAAGGAGGCCAAGCCCGACGGCTACACCTTCCTGTTGTCCACCAATTCGACCCACGCCGCCAACCTGAGCCTGTACAAGGACCTGCGCTACGACCCGGTCAAGGATTTCGTGCCGGTGGGCCGGTTCGGCACCTTCGGCTCGGTGTTGATGGTGCCCAAGGAAAGCCCGTTCCGGACGGTGCAGGATCTCATCGCCCAGGCGAAGTCGCACCCCGGACGCATGAGCTTCGGCTACTACAGCTCGTCGTCGCAGGTGCCGGCGGAAATGCTGAAGGCCGCCGCGGGCGTGGTGTATGAAGGCGCCGCCTACAAGAACGTGACGCAGATCATCACCGACCTGATCGGCAAGCAATTCGATTTCGCGTTCCTGGATGCGCTGTCGGCCGCCCCCGCCCTGCAGAACGACCGGCTCAGACCCATCGGGGTCACGACCCCGCGCCGGCTGCCGCAACTGCCCGACGTGCCCGCCATTGCCGAGGCCATTCCCGGCTACGAAATGCAGGGCTGGCTGGGGCTGACCGCCCCGGCCGGGACGCCGCCCGCCATCGTGGAAACCGTGAGCGCGCTGATGGGCAAGGCCATGGCGGACCCCGAGGTCAGGCAGTCGCTGGAGGCCAAGGGCATGCAGGCGGGCTTCCTGCCCGCCCGCGACATGGGCGCCTTCATCGCGGCGGACATCGTGCGCTGGCGCGACTGGGTGCGCATGGCCAACATCCCGCCCAACTGAGACGGGACTCGCGCCGGCGTGCCGTGCCGGCGCGGGAGCCGCGTCAGAACTTGTGCCGTATCCCGGCGATGACGGACATCTGCGTCTTCGAGTCCGACGGCAGGTTGCTGAAGATCTGCGCGTAGCGGGCGTCGCCGGCGGCCTTCTGGTAGATGCCCACCAGGAAGATGTCGGTGCGCTTGGACAGGAAGTAGTCCACGCCCAGGTTCAGCTGGTGCCACTTGGGCTTGTTGCCGTTGCTGCTGTACTTGCCATCGGTGAAGATGTAGCCGGCGCCCACCAGGGTGCTGGGGTTGAGGAAGTAGGTGATCGTGCCCTCGTAGTTCGACAGCTTCAGGTCGCTGTTGTCGAAGTAGTCGAACTTGCTGTGCGTGTACAGCGCCGAGACCTTCAGCGCCGGCGTGATGGAGTAGGATCCGCCCGCGCCGTACATGGACTGGCGGTTCACGCCCGCGCCGCCGGGGCTGGTGACGAAGGGCGAGGTGATGCCCCAGTCGCCGTAGATCGCGCCGTTGGGGTTGGTGGCGCTGTTGGGCCGGCGCATGTCGTGGTAGGCCACGCCCACCGACCAGGGGCCCTGGGTGTAGCCCAGCCCGGCGCTGATGCTGCGGTTGTCGGTGGAGTCGCCGGGTTTCTCGGCGGCGCCGTAGACGCCGATGAACTGCAGGCCGCCGAACTTGTTCATGTACTGCACCGAGTTGCTGATGCGGGCGACCGGGAAGAGGTTGTCGTTGTCGCCGATGTGGGTGCCGATCGAAGCGAACTGGATGGCCGATTCGTAGCCCACCAGGGTCTGCGACATGGCGTCCATCTGCCGGCCGATGGTGACCTGTCCCCAACGGTCGTTGGCCAGGCCGACGATGGCGGTGCGGCCGAACAGGCGGCCCTGGGTCCAGGTGCCGGTGTCGGGCGAGAATCCGCTCTCCAGGTTGAACAGCGCGCGCGTGCCGCCGCCCAGGTCCTCGGTGCCGCGCAGCCCCCAGCGCGAGACCTGCATGACGTTGGCCTTGAGCTCGGTCAGGCTCTTGCCGCCCACGTTGGTGGTGTAGGACAGGCCCTCGGAAATGATCCCGTACAGCGTGACGCTGGTCTGTGCCTGGGCGGTGCCGCCCAGGGCCGCCGCCAATAGGCCGCAGCCTGCCGCGGCGGAGGCCGCGATGCGTGTCTTCATGGTGTCTCCCCTCTTATTGGTGATGGCCTGGCGACGGGCAAAGCAGGGTCCTCCAGGCGCGCGGGGCGTCCGGATGCGAAACCCGTCGTCAGGTGTGGTGGCGCGCCGGACGGTAAGGAAGGGCACGTGGCCCGGGCCTCCCGCCGGCGGACGGCGCGCCGGTCAGTCAAGCAGTCCGCGCTGCCTAAGCCAGTCCATGCATAGGTCCCCCGCCTGTTGCAGATGTTCGGGTTGGCCGACGAAATAGTGGTTGGCCCCCCGGATCACGGTCATGCTCTTGTCGGCGCTTGCCGCCGCGTCGAAGATGCGGCGGGTGTGCGGCTGCGGCACGGCGTCGTCGGCCGAATGCTCGATCGCCAGCAGCGGCACGTGGATGCCGGTGGCGCATTTCTCGCCGTGCGCGTTGGTGTCGTCCGGCGACCATTGCGACAGCCACGAGCGCAGCGTGGAAAAGCGCGCCAGCCCGATGGGGCCGTTGTTGGCGGTCTCGGGCACGCCCATGAAGCAGGTGCCGATGGGCCGGTCGTTGGGATCGATGGCACCGTCCAGGAAGCGCGGCTCGGCCATGGTGCGGTGGGTGGCGAAGCCGCGTTCCAGTTCCTTGCCGCCGCGTTTCTTCAGTGTTTCCAGCGTTTCCTTGACCCAGGCCGTGCGGCGGCGGATGCGGGCCAGTTGCGCGGCGCGGAAGCGCGACAGGAACTCGGCCGAGTACGGCGGCTTGCGGTCGGGGTGGTAGAGATCGAGCTCCGGGTCGCGGCGGTCCGGGTCGTTCTCGTCGATGACGCTGGGGTCGATCCAGTCGGCGAAGGTGACGGCGCGCGAGACGTGCGCCGCCTGGAAGATCATCGCGTCGGCCGGTATCAGCCCGGCGGTGGTGATGGCGCAGGGATCGCCCGCCGGCGTATGGGTGAGGGTGGGCCGCTCGGCCTGCGACTGGTAGAACAGCGACAGCGAGCCGCCGCCCGACCAGCCCATCAGCACGATCTTCTCGTAGCCCCATGTTTCGCGGGCATGGCGGATGTAGGCGCCCAGGTCCACCACCACGTTCTCCATGACGAGGGCGCTGTCGTTGCGCGCATACCGGCTGCCGGCGCACAGCACGTGCAGGCCGCGGGCGGCCAGGGCGCGCGGCATGGGCAGCAGCTGCAGCGTGGTGGCCGGGTGCATGAAGACCAGCAGGGTCCGCGATTGCACGCCCTTGGGGACGTAGCGGACGCCCTCGAGGTGGATGGTGCCGAGCGAGCCCGCG of Pigmentiphaga sp. H8 contains these proteins:
- a CDS encoding S9 family peptidase, producing the protein MDKDRPLYDTQAEWVHVEFPEQAAFKAVYGFAGSLGTIHLEGVRYVPKGVQSRTLLVFMHPATTLQLLPMPRALAARGLHVLCAGSRYARNDSALVMENVVVDLGAYIRHARETWGYEKIVLMGWSGGGSLSLFYQSQAERPTLTHTPAGDPCAITTAGLIPADAMIFQAAHVSRAVTFADWIDPSVIDENDPDRRDPELDLYHPDRKPPYSAEFLSRFRAAQLARIRRRTAWVKETLETLKKRGGKELERGFATHRTMAEPRFLDGAIDPNDRPIGTCFMGVPETANNGPIGLARFSTLRSWLSQWSPDDTNAHGEKCATGIHVPLLAIEHSADDAVPQPHTRRIFDAAASADKSMTVIRGANHYFVGQPEHLQQAGDLCMDWLRQRGLLD
- a CDS encoding LysR family transcriptional regulator, translating into MLAEIPIAQLRVFLHVLDAKSYRVAADKVLRSQPAVSKIIQLLEEKLGAPLFEADRRTTPTPFGKVCEPLARELVKHHDRIVETLLSQSRQHAGTLTLASIGSFATNWVPALIKDFIGRHPGAAVRLIDDNSENIHRMVLSGEVDFGLSSEISITPGLDFIPLMTDAFGLVCHASHPLARRSRLDWSVLADLPLIGTTAHRELNGTPEAKWLDSCWFHVSNMMTLSAMLSSQVGVTILPRLAVPAFAKDLCFVPLVRPGRHRRIGIVKVKSQSLPPLAQAMEQELTAYAALHGNVRPKAARRR
- a CDS encoding tripartite tricarboxylate transporter substrate binding protein, yielding MNIGSIRRLAPAGLLACAAAWTGIAHAQASDWPSRPVTIIVPSAAGGAADFSARVFAGYIAKVHPKATVVVDDRPGAGGVIGTLAAKEAKPDGYTFLLSTNSTHAANLSLYKDLRYDPVKDFVPVGRFGTFGSVLMVPKESPFRTVQDLIAQAKSHPGRMSFGYYSSSSQVPAEMLKAAAGVVYEGAAYKNVTQIITDLIGKQFDFAFLDALSAAPALQNDRLRPIGVTTPRRLPQLPDVPAIAEAIPGYEMQGWLGLTAPAGTPPAIVETVSALMGKAMADPEVRQSLEAKGMQAGFLPARDMGAFIAADIVRWRDWVRMANIPPN
- a CDS encoding porin, whose translation is MKTRIAASAAAGCGLLAAALGGTAQAQTSVTLYGIISEGLSYTTNVGGKSLTELKANVMQVSRWGLRGTEDLGGGTRALFNLESGFSPDTGTWTQGRLFGRTAIVGLANDRWGQVTIGRQMDAMSQTLVGYESAIQFASIGTHIGDNDNLFPVARISNSVQYMNKFGGLQFIGVYGAAEKPGDSTDNRSISAGLGYTQGPWSVGVAYHDMRRPNSATNPNGAIYGDWGITSPFVTSPGGAGVNRQSMYGAGGSYSITPALKVSALYTHSKFDYFDNSDLKLSNYEGTITYFLNPSTLVGAGYIFTDGKYSSNGNKPKWHQLNLGVDYFLSKRTDIFLVGIYQKAAGDARYAQIFSNLPSDSKTQMSVIAGIRHKF
- a CDS encoding alpha/beta fold hydrolase; this translates as MNHADRPDELLIAPHVVQHPGPLVLALAGGGCSPRIYGQVAAPGCALHEVDWMRGAGPFTPPAVARRLADALSPRTAPTVLLGHSLGGVIALLTALARPSAVQALVISNTGPHTRDHGDNSLPERIRHQWTPQTRRAFLQACFAHEPPAALMRELERYLGELPAEALLEAVEGLRRIDLSHGLGALRCPVLIAHGELDRRRGVADARRLAALIPGAELVLLPGGHTPMVDCAGAYNEALDTFLARHLRATQP